In Cotesia glomerata isolate CgM1 linkage group LG3, MPM_Cglom_v2.3, whole genome shotgun sequence, one genomic interval encodes:
- the LOC123261340 gene encoding uncharacterized protein LOC123261340 has protein sequence MSQDNNNSMRPSQPNANPTSEVGSTPSISMQEHMAILRELIQSIAQKPDTNSRKFTLPRFNPETSGSDPAAWSSAVSIMMEENPLQGSALFSALSSALEGSAAQWLTQIMVGGTITWSRFKELFISRFGGRETAASALMKIFNEQPLKDETTGAFGIRLRSLLKARWENLSMAEIINGAVLYRLTSQDHRVERTALTSEEKRKTN, from the coding sequence atgtctcaagataataataatagtatgcGCCCTTCTCAACCCAACGCTAATCCGACATCAGAAGTGGGATCGACGCCGAGTATATCAATGCAAGAGCATATGGCTATTTTACGTGAGCTGATTCAATCAATTGCCCAAAAACCTGACACAAATTCCAGGAAGTTTACACTACCACGTTTTAACCCAGAAACCTCTGGCTCTGATCCGGCTGCATGGAGTTCAGCTGTTAGCATTATGATGGAAGAAAATCCATTGCAAGGCAGTGCACTATTTTCCGCGCTTAGTAGCGCCTTAGAGGGTTCCGCTGCACAGTGGTTGACTCAAATTATGGTTGGAGGAACTATTACTTGGTCTCGATTCAAGGAACTTTTTATTTCCCGTTTTGGTGGAAGAGAAACCGCAGCTTCTGCCCTTATGAAGATTTTTAACGAACAACCGTTAAAAGACGAGACAACTGGAGCTTTTGGGATTCGTTTACGCTCTCTTCTCAAGGCGAGGTGGGAAAATTTGAGTATGGCGGAGATTATCAACGGCGCTGTTCTCTATCGATTAACATCGCAAGATCACCGGGTCGAACGCACAGCGCTTACGAGTGAGGAAAAACGGAAGACCAAT